The genome window CAGTGCGCGGATTGCCGATGCAATAGAGATACCCCACCGGCACCTTCACCCAGTGGTAGTTGTCATCCCCCCCGGCCTCGAGCAGCAGGACGTTATTGGTAGGATCAGCACTGAGACGGTTGGCAAGTACACAGCCTGCGGTGCCTGCACCGACGATGATATAATCATAATGGCCGTCTAGCTGTGTCTCATCATGCATGGTGATCCCCTCCCAATATGCCTGCGCCGCCTCCCGGCTCGATATTGGTAGAGCGCCCGGCGACAGGTCACAATCCCTGCCGTAAATGAGGGCACCGCCCCCTTTGCCGACCTTTTGCCACAAAGCCACATTTGCTGCGCTTCGCGTCCCCATTGCATCCGTTTGTTGCTTTTTTTGGCCCACAGGTGAATATGACCAGATTGGATATACTGCCCCGAAGCGCTAGATTTTCCCTTTAAGGAAGAGAATTTTATCGCCGCGCGGTGGCTAAATACGAAGGTTGGAACTGTTGCGGCGACCCGAATTTATATTGTTCCTCGGATGTCTTGCCATCACTTTTGGGGTGTTCCTTTACAGCAGCCGCAGCAACGATGCTGCCGCCGAACAGGCCTTTGACCGGATGGCCGAGGAAAGCCTGCAAAGCCTCGACGCGAGGATGCGTACCTACCTGCAAAGCCTCAACGGCGTCGCCGCGTTCATGAACGCCTCTGACGAGGTGACCGCCCGCGATTTTGCGCATTACGTCGACACGCTGGAAATCGACAGCTTCTTGCCCGGCATCAACGGCATTGGTTTCGTCGCTTCGGTGGCCAAGGGGACCGAGGCCGCATTCATCGAAGAAGTCACCGCCCTTGGAATCGAGGACTTCCGCATCCACCCAGATACCGGCAACGCCGAAAAGTTGGTGATCCAATATATCTATCCCCAAGGGCCGAATGCAGAGGCTGTCGGCCTCGACATCAGTTTTAACGACGACCGCCGCCGCGCTGCCCTGCGCGCCCGCGAAACCGGAGAGCCACAGCTAACACCGCGCATTCTGTTGGTGCAGGATAAGACGCGGCAGCCCGGTTTCCTTCTGCTCCGCCCGGTCTATACCGCGAATGCGGGCACGCAGGAAGCAGCGGTATTTTCCGGCTGGGTCTATGCGCCCTTTGTCGGTGCGAACCTTTTGAACGAGCTGACCCCCGCGCAGGGAGAGGCATATGACATCAAGGTATTCGATGGGCTGACCATAGCCCCAGAAAACCAGATTTTTGACAGCTCCGACAAAGATGCGGAGGGCGGACGCCATAGCGTCACACAAACAATCGAACGGTTCGGACGACCCTGGACAGTCGTCCAAGTTAGCACAGCCGGTTTCGACAGCGCCACGCATAGCGCCGTGCCGGAAATCTTGCTTATCTCTGGTATTTTGCTGGCGATCCTATTCTTTGTGGCCTTCCGCAGCCTGCGCCAACGCAGCGCAGCGCTCAGCCAACTTGCCGTCCTGCGCGAACGTCAGATCGACGCCCATGAAGAGGAAAACCGCTCGGTCATCGAAAACGCCGTGACGCCTGTGTTCCTGCTCGACAGCAAGGATCGCGTACGTTTCGCCAACCAAGCGGCACTGGTCTGTTTCGGCTATGGCCGCGAGGCGCTAGAAGGCATGGACTTTGCCGATCTTGTGACCGAACAGATCAATGATCACGACCATGAACAAGTCAATGCCGCGGGCAAGACCTGCTTTGGCCAAAAGCTAAAGCTCGACCTGCAACGCAACAGTTGGACCACCCACACCGGCGAGCGGCGCGTGACAGCGATTGTGCGCGATCTTACCTCGGAACTTGCGGTGCAGGATGAACTGGCGCGCAATAAGGCGCTTTATGACCTAGCCCTTGAAGGCGCGCAGATTGGCGTTTTCGACATTGACCTGCGCAGCGGCAAATCCGAGGTGTCAGACACATGGCGCCATATCTTGGGGATGGCGGATTACGAGCGGCTTGCCGATCCGCAGGCGGAATTTCTAAAACGGGTTCACCCCGATGACCTGCCCCTGCTCACCCAGACCGATCAAGCCTGCATTACAGGCCAGCAAAAGCGATCCGTGACCGAATACCGGATGAAGGTGGGCACCGGTGAATGGCGCTGGATGCGCTCTGACGCCGTGGTGACCGAACGTGATGAGAATGGCACCGCCCTGCGGATGGTCGGCACCCAGACAGATGTGACGGATGTCGTTCATGCGCGTAACGCTCTTGAAACCAGCGAGCGGCGGTTCCGGCAGGTGCTTGCCGCCGCACCGGTGGGCATGGCCATTCTTGGCGAAGGCGGCGTCTTTAACAGCGTAAACAGCGCGCTGTGTACGCTCTGCGGCTATAGCGAAGATGAACTGCTATCGAACACCAAACTGGGCGATCTGATGCCCGATGGCGATTTGCAGAAGCTTTACGGAGAGGTCCGCGGGCTAGTCGAATCCCGCAGTTCGCACACCTATCAGGCCGAATACCGCATCACGCATAAATTGGGCTATGAGCGTTGGGGCCTGTTCAACGTCTCTTGGACATTCGACAAGAACAACCGAAGCTATGTGTTCATCGTTCAGATCAACGACATCACCGATCAAAAGAAGCTTGAGCAGATCAAAAGCGAATTTGTCTCAACCGTCAGTCATGAGCTGCGCACTCCGCTCACCTCGATCAAAGGGGCATTGGGCCTGATCGACACCACGGACAACACGCGCCTTCTTCCGGCACATATTCGGCTGATCGACATCGCGCGCAGCAACGCCGACCGACTATCGCATATCGTGAACGATATCCTCGACCTCGAAAAAATCTCTTCTGGGGAGGTTCAGTTCGATTTTCATGACGTTGATTTGAACGACGTGATCAGCGATTCCGTGAATGAGATGTCGCCCTTTGCGACCACCCATAACAACACCTTGGGCCTGCAATTGCCCGAAAGCCCGCTGATGGTCAGGGTCGATGAAAGCCGCACTCGGCAGGTGCTGGCCAATCTGATCTCTAACGCCTGCAAATATTCCGATGCAGAGTCTGAGGTGCAAATCCGTGCCGAGCGGTTGGGCGACCGGGCGATTGTCTTTATTCAAAACACTGGCCCCGGCGTGCCTGAGAATTTCCGCCCGCGGATTTTTCAAGCTTTCTCTCAGGCGGATGGATCAGACACCCGCGCCAAGGGCGGTACCGGGTTGGGGCTGAACATCACCCGGCAGATTATCAAACGTCAGGATGGCACCATCGGCTTTGAAAGCATTCCGAATGGCGTCACCGTCTTTTGGTTCACCTGCCCCATCGCCAATGCCGAGACCACACAGTCGCCCACCCTGCCAGACATGCGAATTGCGGCGCGGGATGAAAAACTGCGTGTGCTGCACATCGAAGACGATCTGGATTTTGCTGAGGTCATCCGCACAGGATTGGACAGCGTTGCGGATGTGACCAATGTCACCAACCTTGCCCAAGCCCGAAAGTTGATCGGCAAAGACGAGCTTGATGTCGTGATCCTTGATTGGTCTTTGCCTGACGGTGATGCCCGCTCTTTGCTCGAAGATATTACCCGGCTGCACCCTGCCGCCAAGATCATCAGCCTTTCTGCCGACAACAATCGCGAACCCGACCCGCGGGTCGGGATTAACCTTATCAAATCACGGAGCGGCATTAGCTCGGTGGTCAATTCAATTACAGGAACAACCGCACGCGCATCCTAAAGCTGTTAACCCTACGGCATGACGCTAAAGTGCGGCATGCCATATTATTGCCAAGATGGTTTGCCAGTTTAATTAAATTACAACTCATAGGTCATGCTATAATTTGCAGCATGCACGCTTCTGGGCGAGGATTTACGAGTGTCGTCGAAGTCATTTAACAAACGTACCGCCGCCACATTTTTTCTGGGCAGCGCCATTTCAGGCAGCTGGTACACAGCAACTTCTGTACTGTTCGCAGGCCAGATCGGGGAGGTTCTGCCCGTGGTCGGCGCAATCGTTCTGGCGGGGATCACACCCTTTGCGGTGAACGCATTGCGATCAGGCCGCGATCAACCTCTTGAAAACCATGATATGGCGCAACGGCTTAAAGCGTTTGACAGCCATGCCATCGTGAACATTTTAGATACAGGCGGCATGCTGACACAGGTCAATGATCGCTTTATCGAACTGACCGGCTATACCCGCGACCAACTGATAGGTCAGCCAGTTTCGATGCTTTACAACGAACGGTCTCGCGAACTTGCTGCAGAAATGCGCACCGCTTTGATGCAGGGCAAGACATGGCAGGGCGAAACCCCGCTGTGCTGTGCCGACGGTCGGGTGATCCAGACACAATGCACCGTCATGCCGCTTTTTGACCACCAAGGAGCATGGGCCGGGTCAATCTCGGCCCGTACCGATGTGACCCACGCGAATGAGCTTTTGGCCGAGCGTGACACCGCTGAGACGCTGTATGAGCTGCGCGATGACATCTGGATCGTCGATGCCGAAACGCACCGCTTTAGCTATATGAATCGCGTCGCAATGAGCCGTACCGGTTGGCGCGACGATTCTTATTCAGAACGCACCCTCCAGGACCTTGCCGAAAAAAGCGGCAACCAAACCGTGCTTGAAGCCTGCCGCAGCCTTTCTGCCTCGGGCAAGGGAATGACCCAGTTCGACACAGAAATTATGGGCAATCACTTTCAGGTCACGATCAAACTGCTCCCCATCGGCGGCACGGCGGGGCGCTTCTTAATCATGATGCACGACATTACGGACATCATCGACGAAGAGCGGATGAAGTCCGAGTTCATCTCGATGGTCAGCCATGAGCTGCGCTCGCCGCTTACCTCGATCAAAGGGTCGATGGGGCTGCTTTTGTCGCGGGCGGCGGGTGAACTGCCCAGCAAGGCACGGGCCCTGTTGGAGATATCGCACCGCAATGCAGACCGCTTGGTATTGATCATCAATGACATTCTTGATCTTGAAAAAATCTCGAATGGGCGGCTGGAATTCAACCTTCAACAGACTGATATGTCTGAGCTTCTTCGGGAAACGAGTGCCGCCAACGCCTCGCTTGAACAGCGCCACGGCGTACGCATTCAAGTTGAAAACGCCGATAACCTCATGCAGGTCGTCACGGATCCAAACCGGGTCATTCAGGTGCTGACAAACTTCCTATCCAACGCGGCCAAATTCTCGAAACCCGGTGAGCGGATCGTCATCCGCGCCGAAGAGACGGACGATGAATTGCGCATTTCTGTGTCGGACCGGGGGCCGGGCATTCCGGCATCTGAAGAGCACAAAGTGTTCCAGCGTTTCGCCGATCTGTCCAACTCAAGCCGCGCTGAAAAGGGCGGTACGGGGCTTGGCCTTAGCGTGTGCAAGGCCATCGTCGAAAACCTTGGTGGTAAAATAGGTTTTGACAGCCGCGAGGGATTTGGTACGACATTTTACTTTACCCTGCCGAAGAAAAATTTTCAGGTAGCGGCAGAGGAACCGGCTTCGTTGCTGCGCGAAGCCTCCTAGAGAGAGTACGGAATGATCAAACTGCTGCACGTCGAAGATGACGCGGATATTCGGGAAATCGCGCTGATGGCGCTTGAGCTGAGCGGCGATTTCGATGTCGTCCAGTGCGAGACCGGAGAAGTGGCGCTGAAACAGGTTCAGTCCTACACCCCCGATGTTATCCTGCTCGACATGATGATGCCCGGCATGACGGGTCGCCAGACCCTTGAAAAAATGCGTGAGATGGACAGCCTGCGCGATGTGCCGGCAATCTTTATGACCGCTCGTGCCCAGCATAATGAAATTGAAGAACTGCGCGATCTGGGGGCGGCTGATGTCATCAGCAAACCGTTTGACCCCATCGCCCTGGCCGATCAGGTCAAAGCAGCGATGCAGAGCGCCTAAGCCAGGATCCCCTCAGTTTGCCATTCCGGCGATCTGTTGTGAGTTGTAATGAATAAGGACGTGCCTCGGCGGGCACGGCCGCCACGTCATTAGGCGTGAGCGTCGATTTCTTTACGACACTGTGCAACGAAACCATCCAGTTCCGAGATGATCTCGATAGGGCAATCCGCCCGGTTGGCGCTTGGCCCGGCCAGATGGTCCACGATCTGCGTCTCACATTTACGCGCCATACGGCCCAGATCTTCGAACCCCAAGGATCCAGCGCTGCCTGCAATCTGGTGCAGGATGGCCTGCGCGCTTGCCAGATTTCCTTTGATCTCTTCCACAGTCGTCGCGTCCCACGCCGCGAGCCCATGGCTTGCAATCTGCGTCTGACGCTCGGCCAACATTTCGACAAAGCGCTTGCGGATGCGCTCTATGCCGGGAAGTTCAGCTAACATTTTAGTCATGCCTGTTGATCATTCTGCCAAAAGTCATTGAGCGATTTCGTATGTGCCACACTGGCGGCTTCTGCACTTGCATGGGCCTGCGCCAGCGCGTCCATGACGGAATTGCCGCTCTTCCAAATCAGCCGCACGGCCTCGCCCGAACTGACACGCGGGTGAACGCGCTCGCCATTATTGTCGAATAATTCAGTTTGAGACAACTCAAAGTTAACCGCATCCATCAACCCGCCCATATTCGGGCGCCAGCCGCTTTCCGTGATGCACACAAATGTGCCGTTACCCGCGTAGGACATGAGCACCTGATGATCGACAAGCGTGTCGGACAGGATCTCGGCCACATCGGACACAAGGCTGTAGAACTCAAACGAGGTCATCGTCGCGTGGAAAGCGTCCACCTCGCGGATGGTGAATGCAAAGGCGGTAGAGCCGAACAGAGCGCTGCGCGAAAGCTGTGCGACGTAGTTCTCCATCGCGGTGTAATCGATCACATTGTCCACGTCATAGATCGGGATTGGCTCAAACAGCTCCATATGGGTGGCTTGGTCCGCGATCGTTTTGGCGGCAAAGATTTTCTTGGTTCGCTGCTGGCGCTCTTTCACCATGCCTTCGACCAGTCCGATGCGTGCTTTCAGTTCGGCAATCTCGAACGGTTTGGTCACATAGTCGGTGGCCCCGGCAGCAAAAGCCGCATCGATATAGCGTTTGTCGGACATCGCGGTCAGCATCAGGATCGGCGTATCGGCATGGCGCGAGGAATTGCGAATGTGCTGCGCCAGTTCGATCCCATCCATCCCCGGCATCTGAATATCAAGCATGAAGCAATCAATCGGCCCAAGGTTCGGATCGCCCAACATATCAACCGCGTGCAGAGCCGATGGGGCGGTCGTCAGTTCATGCGCGCCGATGATCTCTACAAATTGCCCAAGCAATTCGAGGATAATCGGATCGTCATCCACCGCCAGAATTCTCATTACATCTCTCCACAGATAAAAAACTTTGGGCCCCAAACTGGACGGGCCGCTGCTTCCTCCTAATTTCCCTGTGAAGTGTGGCCTAATTTGGGCGATTCCTTAGTAAATAGACGACAAACCGAGGTACTGTTTCCATTCCGATGCATTTTTTCCAAAACTAATCTGCAAATTTTACCGGATCTCCTTTTTGCGGAACTTCCGGTCAAGTCTCACTCAATTGTGATTCTTCAAACGAAAATGGCCCGACGTTTCCGCCGGGCCATTCGATCTTTGATGTTTTCAAGTCTTAGCCCAAGGTCGCCTTGATCGCATCAGCGGTGGCACCCACAACCTTATCCGCTTCTTCGCGGGTCAGGCAGAAGGGCGGCGCAAAGCCGATGATGTCACCTTGGGGCATGGCGCGGGCGATCACACCTGCTTTGACCATATCGCCAACGATGGTCGGCACCACTTTGCGCGCCGGATCAAACTGCGTGCGGCCATCGCGATCTTCGACCAACTCCACGGCACAGAGCATACCTTCGCCGCGAATGTCGCCCACCTTGGGGTGGTCGCCCAATGCGGCCTTCATCTGAGCATTCAGATAGCCGCCCACGTCCGAGGCATTCTCGATCAGCTTCAGATCATCGATCAGCTTGAGGTTCGCGATCCCGGCAGCGGCCCCGATGGGGTGCGCCGAATAGGTCCAGCCGTGGCCGATGGGGCCGTTTTCATCGGTGCCCTGCTCCAGCACTTTCCACATCTTGTCACCAACGATCGAACCCGACAGCGGCGCATAGGCCGAGGTCAAACCCTTGGCGATGGTGATCAGGTCCGGCTTCATCCCGTAGTGGTCCGAGCCGAACATGCTGCCCAGACGGCCAAAGCCGGTGACAACCTCATCCGCGACCAGCAGGATGTCGTGTTTGTTCAGCACCTCCTGCACGGCAGCCCAATAGCCTTCGGGCGGCGGCACGATGCCCCCGGTCCCCAGAACCGGCTCCCCGATGAAGGCGGCGATGGTGTCGGCACCTTCGCGTTCGATCAGCGCTTCCAATTCGCCCACCAGATGCGCGGTGAACTCTGCTTCGCTCATGTTGGCGTCGGGGCGGCGGTAGTAATAGGGCGCGTCGGTGTGGACCACCTGCGCCAGCGGCAGGTCGAATTTCTTGTGGAACAGCTCCAGTCCAGTCAGCGAGCCGGTGACAAGGCCCGACCCGTGATACCCCCGCCAGCGCGAGATGATCTTTTTCTTCTCAGGACGGCCAAGGATGTTGTTGTAGTACCAGATCAGCTTGACGTTGGTCTCATTTGCGTCCGATCCACCAAGGCCGAAATAGACCTTGCTCATGCCTTCAGGCGCGCGGTCGAGGATCATTTTCGACAGGGTGATGCTCGCCTCGGTGCCGTGGCCGACGTAAGAATGGTAATAGGCCAATTCATGCGCCTGCTCGGCAATCGCCTCGGCAATCTCGGTCCGGCCATAGCCCACGTTCACGCAGTAGAGGCCGGCAAAAGCGTCGAGCATCTGGTTGCCGTCGCGGTCGGTGATATGGCTGCCTTTGGCGGTCTTAATCACACGGGTCGGGCTTTCGCCGCGCGCGTGCTGCGCCAGATGGGTGGAGGGGTGAAAGAAATTTTCACGGTCCCATTGTTCAAGCATATCGTTCTTCAGCATTGGTCTTTCCTTTCTTCCGACGCGCCTTTGCGCCGTATCTTCAAATCTCAGGCCCAGTCACGGCAGACGTATTTGACTTCCGTAAAGGCTTCGAGCCCCAGCCGCGAGCCTTCGCGTCCGATGCCCGATTGTTTCGTCCCGCCAAAGGGGATCGGCGCGCCGGTCACCTTGGTGCGGTTCACCGCCACCATGCCGAAACACAGCGCCCGGCTGGCGCGGTAGATGCGGCGTGGGTCTTGGCTGTGGACATAGGCCACCAACCCGTATTCCGTGTCATTGGCCCGTGTGATAGCCTCATCCTCACTGTCGAAGGCCGCGATGGCGGCCACGGGGCCAAAGGTCTCTTCACGCATGATCAGCGCGTCCGCAGGCACATCCGCCAGCACCGTCGGCTCAAAGAACAGCGGCCCCGCTGCGTGACGTTTGCCACCACAAAGCAGCCGCGCCCCACGGTCAAGCGCATCTTTGACGTGTTCCTCTTGTTTGGCGACTGCTTTCTCGTTCATCAGGGGGCCGATGTCGGGATCGTCCGCGCCGATGCCCACGGTCAGCGCCTGCGTCGCTGCGGTGAACCGCGCGCAGAAGGTCGCGTAGCTGTCGCGGGCAATGAAGAAGCGGTTGGCACCGAGGCAGTCCTGACCGGAGGTGGCGAACTTGGCCTTGATCGCCTCTTCGACCGCGCGGTCCATATCGGCATCATCGAACATGATGAAAGGCGCATGGCCGCCGAGTTCCAGCACCAAGCGTTTCACACTGTCGGATGCCTGACGGTACAGCAGCTTGCCAATCTCGGTAGACCCGGTGAAGGAGATCGCCCGCACGCGGTTGTCCTCCATCCACGGCTTCACGATCTCCGGCGCTTCGCCAGTGACGACGTTGAACACGCCCTTGGGCAGCCCGGCCTGCTCGCCCAACTCGGCCAAGGCAAGCGCCGAGAATGGCGTCTCTGCCGAAGGATGTGCCACCACGGTGCAGCCCGCCGCCAGCGCGGCACCTGCCTTGCGGGTCAGCATGGCCGAAGGGAAGTTCCACGGGGTGATGAGCGCGGCCACGCCCACCGGCTCGCGCCAGATTTCCACCTCGGCATCCGGAAGATGCGAGGTGACGCCTTCGATGTTTGGGCGGCGCGCCTCTTCGGAATAGAACTCAAAGAAAGACGCGGCATAGTCGATCTCTCCGCGCGATTCCGAGATCGGCTTGCCCTGTTCGGCGGTCATGATCCGCGCCAGATCCTCGCGATTTTCTAGCATCAGATCGCGCCAGCGGCGCAGGATGGCACCACGCTCTTGCGGCAACAGCCCGGCCCAATGGGGAAAGGCGGCATGGGCGGCATCCACAGCGGCGCGGCTGTCATCGGCGTTAAGCTTAGCCACCGACCCCAAGACCGCACCGCTTGCCGGGTCAGTCACCTTGAAGTCATCGCTCTGCGCGCCAGCGACCCATGCGCCGCCGACATAAGCGAAATGGCGGGCCAGCTCGCCCCGCGTCAGCGCGGGCAGACCATCGGCGGGGGTTGGGATCATCTTGGTCATCGGGCACCTCCTTGGGATGAATTGCCCCGAAGGTAAGACAGGATGCGGCGCGGGTTTGACCGAATATCAGCCGATCCGCAGGAGGTTTTGCGGCGCGGCCCCCTGCCCGCCGCAAAAACTACGGCGGCTCAGCTTTTGTCTTCGGGCAAGAGCAGCGACAGCGGCAGCGGTGCCGATTTGACCGATTTGGTGACCACATAGGTGAAATAGCGCGTCAGCCCGGCCTGCTGATCCAAAAGCGCATCCATCAGACGTTGGTAGCTGTCGATGTCGCGGGTGACGACCTGTAGCAGATAGTCAAAACCGCCGCCCAAGGCCCAGCACTGGACGATCTCATCATGCTGCGCGATCACGGCCTCGAAGCGTTGAAACGCCTCGGCCCGGTGGTTGCCCAGTTCAGCCTGCACAAAGACAGTGACATGCGGGGCGATGCGGCGCAGGGCGACATGGGCTTGATAGCCGGTGATGATGCCCGCAGACTCCAACCGCGCCAGCCGTTCACCGCAGGCGGTGGGGCTAAGATTAACCTTATCGGCAAGCGCAGATTTGGCGATGCGCCCCTCGCGAGAGAGGATCGAAAGCACCGCGATATCGCGTTTATCCAGTTTGACAAAGCTCATGGCAGTTTCATGCGAGCGCAGGTCAGACTTGTCAATTGTCATGATTGTGGTGATCATCCAGATCATGACAAAATGGCGCCCAGACCCCGGATCCCTGACCCGACCTGCCTACCGATCACTCGTTCAGACGATTGAAACGGCGATTCAGAATGGCGTGCTCAAACCCGGAGACCGGATGCCGACGCAGCGCCAACTGGCGTTCGATCTGTCGCTTAGCGTGCAAACCGTCAGCCGCGCCTATGACAAGCTGGTCGAGGCGGGCAAGATCGTCGGAGAGGTGGGGCGCGGCACTTTCGTACGCGCGGCGAGCGATGAGATCTCCATGCCCTTCGTCAGCCGCAAGGCCGCCGGGCGGTTGCTGGACATGTCGATCCTGAAACCTGTGCTGGATCACGCCCATGAAGAGGCGATGCAAAAGACGCTCCGCGCCATGGCGCGGTCCCTGCCCCGCGCGATGATGGGCGGGTTTCGCCAAGACCTCCGCGCCGGGGACAGCAGCAGCGCGGTGCGACGCTGGCTCTCGCTCTGCGGGTTGGATCTGCAGGGGATGGCGGTGATTCCGACCAACGGCAGCACCAGCGCGATGACCGTGGCGATGATGACGGCGGCCCAACCCGGCGATCTGATCGTCAGCGAAGACATCGGCCATCACACCCTGCGCCCCCTTGCCCGCTTTTTAGGCATCCGTCTGCAAGGAGTGAGCGTCGACGCGGGCGGCATCTGCCCCGAGGCGCTGGAGCGGATCTGCGCGAAAGAGCCTGTCAAAGCCGTCTACCTGATCCCCAATGGGGCCAATCCGCTGGCCTTTACCATGACGGAAAACCGCCGCGCGGCGGTGATCGAGGTGGCAAGACGCCATGACCTGCTGATCATCGAAAACCAATCATGGGGGCCGCTGCAAGACGCGCCGCCACCGCCGATGGCAGCCATGGCGCCAGAACGGGTGCTCTATTTCACCAGCCTCACGAAATGCCTGATGCCCGGGCTGCGGGTCGGCTATCTTGTGGTGCCGGACCACCTTGGCGCCTCGGCGGGCAACCGGCATATGGTGACCAGTTGGATGGCCACCAATATGATGACTGAAATCGCCGGGCGCTGGATCGAGGAAGGGACCGCCCAAACCCTGCTCAACCGTCAGCAACTGGCCCTGCGTGACCGTGCCGACTTCGCCGCCAATGTCTTTCGCGGACTCGACATGCGCACCAGTCCAAACGGGCTGCACCTTTGGCTGCCTTGCCATGACACCTACGAAGAGGCCGAACTGGTCAAATCCATCCGCGAGAGTGGGGTCGCCGTGGCCAATGGGGCCAGCTTTGCCATCGGCCCGCCGGACCGTCATCCGGGGCTGCGCGTCTCAATCGGGGGGCAATCCTTTCCTGAATTTGCCCGCGGGATTCGCATGATCGATGCAAGATTACGCAACAGGGGTAGGACCGGGTGACTGTGAGAGCGTCTCAAATTGTCATGGATCAATATTCACATTGACATGATTGGGATCGGTTTAAATGATCTAACAGTCAGGACATTAGTTTCGCTGCGGCCTTTGTGCTGCGCGGGCAATAAATGAAAGGGAGTAACATGGCTATTTTCAAGACCGTAATCACCGGGGGTATCCTCGCAGCCGTGACGAGTGTCGCAGGCGCGGCCTCTGCCGACACATGGCGCTATGCCTTCGAAGAAGCACTGGACGAAGTGCAGGGCAAATACGCCCAGAAGTTCAAAGAAGAAGTCGAAGCGAACTCCGACCACGAAGTTCAGCTTTTCCCATACGGCACCTTGGGTGAATCCGTCGACACGATGGAGCAGGCGCAAGCCGGCATCTTGCAGTTCGTGGACCAGTCGCCCGGCTTTACCGGCGCGCTGATCCCCGAAGCGCAGGTGTTCTTCGTGCCTTATCTGCTGCCGCAGGACGGTGAGCAACTCAACGAGTTCTTCCGTACCTCCAAGGCCATCAACGAGATGTTCCCCGCGCTCTATGCAGAGCAAGGTCTGGAACTGCTCAGAATGTTCCCCGAAGGCGAAGTCTGCATGACCACGCAAGAGCCGGTCAAAACGCCCGAAGACCTTAACGAGGTCAAGTTCCGCGTCATGACCAACCCGCTCTTGGTGGAAAGCTACAAAGCCTTCGGCGCGACGCCAACACCGCTGCCATGGGGCGAAGTCTATGGCGCGATGCAGACCGGCATCATCCAAGGTCAGGAAAACCCGGGCTTCTATCTGGAATCCACCAAGATGTATGAGGTGACAGACGTCATCACCTGCATCGGCCACAACAACTTCACCACCGCTGTGATGGCCAACAAGGATTTCTATGAGGGTCTGTCCGATGAGGACAAAGAGGTTGTGCAGAACGCTTCTGACGCGGCATTCGATTATATCCTCGAATACCAGTCCGGCCTGCAGGAAAAGTCGCTGGAAAACATCGCAGCGGCGAAGCCTGACATGCAGATCAACATCCTGTCCGAAGAAGAGCGTCAGCCCTTCAAAGACAAGGCTGCATCGGTCGAAGAAGCCTTCATCGAGATGACAGGTGACAGCGGCAAGGAAATCCTTGAGCAATTCAAGGCCGACCTCGAATCCGTTAAGTAAACGCACCCTTTCACCCTCCGGCACTGTCCGGGGGGTGACCTTATTTTGACGCGATCCATTTTGAACCATTCACGGGATGACGCCGGTGACGGAAGACAACCACAGTTCGCAACTGCAATCGCAGACAGATACCACCGGCACTGATGACGCCCCCGTTGGCACCTATAAATCCACCCTACCCGGCCC of Sulfitobacter sp. DSM 110093 contains these proteins:
- a CDS encoding CHASE domain-containing protein, yielding MRRPEFILFLGCLAITFGVFLYSSRSNDAAAEQAFDRMAEESLQSLDARMRTYLQSLNGVAAFMNASDEVTARDFAHYVDTLEIDSFLPGINGIGFVASVAKGTEAAFIEEVTALGIEDFRIHPDTGNAEKLVIQYIYPQGPNAEAVGLDISFNDDRRRAALRARETGEPQLTPRILLVQDKTRQPGFLLLRPVYTANAGTQEAAVFSGWVYAPFVGANLLNELTPAQGEAYDIKVFDGLTIAPENQIFDSSDKDAEGGRHSVTQTIERFGRPWTVVQVSTAGFDSATHSAVPEILLISGILLAILFFVAFRSLRQRSAALSQLAVLRERQIDAHEEENRSVIENAVTPVFLLDSKDRVRFANQAALVCFGYGREALEGMDFADLVTEQINDHDHEQVNAAGKTCFGQKLKLDLQRNSWTTHTGERRVTAIVRDLTSELAVQDELARNKALYDLALEGAQIGVFDIDLRSGKSEVSDTWRHILGMADYERLADPQAEFLKRVHPDDLPLLTQTDQACITGQQKRSVTEYRMKVGTGEWRWMRSDAVVTERDENGTALRMVGTQTDVTDVVHARNALETSERRFRQVLAAAPVGMAILGEGGVFNSVNSALCTLCGYSEDELLSNTKLGDLMPDGDLQKLYGEVRGLVESRSSHTYQAEYRITHKLGYERWGLFNVSWTFDKNNRSYVFIVQINDITDQKKLEQIKSEFVSTVSHELRTPLTSIKGALGLIDTTDNTRLLPAHIRLIDIARSNADRLSHIVNDILDLEKISSGEVQFDFHDVDLNDVISDSVNEMSPFATTHNNTLGLQLPESPLMVRVDESRTRQVLANLISNACKYSDAESEVQIRAERLGDRAIVFIQNTGPGVPENFRPRIFQAFSQADGSDTRAKGGTGLGLNITRQIIKRQDGTIGFESIPNGVTVFWFTCPIANAETTQSPTLPDMRIAARDEKLRVLHIEDDLDFAEVIRTGLDSVADVTNVTNLAQARKLIGKDELDVVILDWSLPDGDARSLLEDITRLHPAAKIISLSADNNREPDPRVGINLIKSRSGISSVVNSITGTTARAS
- a CDS encoding ATP-binding protein — encoded protein: MSSKSFNKRTAATFFLGSAISGSWYTATSVLFAGQIGEVLPVVGAIVLAGITPFAVNALRSGRDQPLENHDMAQRLKAFDSHAIVNILDTGGMLTQVNDRFIELTGYTRDQLIGQPVSMLYNERSRELAAEMRTALMQGKTWQGETPLCCADGRVIQTQCTVMPLFDHQGAWAGSISARTDVTHANELLAERDTAETLYELRDDIWIVDAETHRFSYMNRVAMSRTGWRDDSYSERTLQDLAEKSGNQTVLEACRSLSASGKGMTQFDTEIMGNHFQVTIKLLPIGGTAGRFLIMMHDITDIIDEERMKSEFISMVSHELRSPLTSIKGSMGLLLSRAAGELPSKARALLEISHRNADRLVLIINDILDLEKISNGRLEFNLQQTDMSELLRETSAANASLEQRHGVRIQVENADNLMQVVTDPNRVIQVLTNFLSNAAKFSKPGERIVIRAEETDDELRISVSDRGPGIPASEEHKVFQRFADLSNSSRAEKGGTGLGLSVCKAIVENLGGKIGFDSREGFGTTFYFTLPKKNFQVAAEEPASLLREAS
- a CDS encoding response regulator, whose amino-acid sequence is MIKLLHVEDDADIREIALMALELSGDFDVVQCETGEVALKQVQSYTPDVILLDMMMPGMTGRQTLEKMREMDSLRDVPAIFMTARAQHNEIEELRDLGAADVISKPFDPIALADQVKAAMQSA
- a CDS encoding Hpt domain-containing protein encodes the protein MTKMLAELPGIERIRKRFVEMLAERQTQIASHGLAAWDATTVEEIKGNLASAQAILHQIAGSAGSLGFEDLGRMARKCETQIVDHLAGPSANRADCPIEIISELDGFVAQCRKEIDAHA